A region from the Rufibacter sp. DG15C genome encodes:
- a CDS encoding ABC transporter ATP-binding protein, with protein sequence MANVLDIQGLSKRYKSVQALDQLSISVPEGSIYGLLGPNGSGKTTTLGIVLDVINPTAGTFQWFGQPLSKETKRRIGALLETPNFYPYLTGLQNLKIVADIKRVDHSQVQTVLETVGLANRQHNDFKGYSLGMKQRLAIGSALLGNPEVLVLDEPTNGLDPEGIAEVRELILNVAKQGKTILLASHLLDEVEKVCTHMAVLRAGHLKAEGPVGTIMSAHDLVIINGGAPLEKLEEIARSLPIVTDAKIIHHQVQLILQTGVDSAEVNKAFFAQGIALSQLTVRKKTLESQFMEIIKADKKI encoded by the coding sequence TTGGCAAACGTATTAGACATACAGGGGCTCAGCAAGCGGTACAAGTCCGTGCAGGCCCTGGACCAATTAAGCATCAGCGTGCCCGAGGGCAGCATCTACGGATTGCTGGGCCCCAACGGAAGCGGCAAGACCACCACGCTGGGCATTGTACTGGACGTGATTAACCCCACTGCTGGTACGTTCCAATGGTTTGGGCAGCCGCTCTCCAAAGAAACCAAGCGACGCATTGGCGCCCTGCTGGAAACGCCCAACTTCTACCCCTACCTGACAGGCCTTCAAAACCTGAAGATTGTTGCTGACATCAAGCGCGTAGACCACAGCCAGGTGCAGACCGTGCTGGAAACCGTGGGCTTGGCCAACCGCCAGCACAATGACTTTAAGGGCTACTCTCTGGGCATGAAACAGCGTCTGGCCATTGGGTCGGCGTTGCTAGGTAACCCCGAGGTGTTGGTCTTGGATGAACCTACCAACGGACTGGACCCAGAAGGCATTGCTGAGGTTCGGGAATTGATTCTCAACGTGGCCAAACAAGGAAAGACCATTCTATTGGCCAGTCACCTGTTGGACGAGGTAGAGAAAGTCTGCACCCACATGGCTGTGTTGCGCGCCGGCCACCTCAAAGCCGAAGGCCCGGTAGGCACCATCATGTCGGCGCATGACTTGGTGATTATCAACGGCGGCGCGCCGCTGGAGAAGCTGGAGGAGATTGCCCGGTCCCTGCCCATTGTGACAGATGCCAAGATTATTCACCACCAGGTACAGCTCATCCTGCAAACCGGCGTGGATAGCGCAGAGGTGAACAAGGCCTTCTTCGCGCAGGGCATTGCCTTGAGCCAACTCACCGTGCGCAAGAAAACCCTGGAAAGCCAGTTCATGGAAATCATTAAAGCCGATAAGAAAATATGA
- a CDS encoding NifU family protein, translated as MAESALNEILLLQVEQALDSIRPYLKTDGGDVKVLEITEEKIVQLELVGACGTCPMSAMTFKGGIEQAIMKAVPEIKGVVAVNLTPISESFV; from the coding sequence ATGGCAGAGAGCGCATTGAATGAGATATTGCTTCTTCAGGTAGAGCAGGCTTTGGACTCCATCCGTCCATACTTGAAAACAGACGGCGGCGACGTGAAGGTACTGGAAATCACCGAGGAGAAGATTGTGCAGTTGGAGTTGGTGGGCGCCTGCGGCACCTGTCCTATGTCTGCCATGACCTTTAAAGGCGGCATTGAGCAAGCCATCATGAAAGCCGTTCCTGAGATTAAAGGAGTGGTGGCCGTAAACCTGACGCCTATCTCTGAGAGCTTCGTGTAA
- a CDS encoding bifunctional 3,4-dihydroxy-2-butanone-4-phosphate synthase/GTP cyclohydrolase II — protein sequence MLDKIQDAIDDIRAGKVVIVVDDDDRENEGDFICAAEKITPEIVNFMATHGRGLICAPITEERCDELGLELMVGRNTALHATPFTVSVDLLGHGCTTGISASDRAKTILALADPKTDPASLGKPGHIFPLRARKEGVIRRAGHTEAAVDLALLAGLAPAGVLVEIMNEDGTMARMPDLEKVAERFDLKLISIKDLIQYRLQKESLIEREIAVELPTDFGNFDLYAYTQRSNNAKHLALVKGTWSENEPVLVRVHSSCVTGDIFGSCRCDCGPQLHRAMEIIEQEGKGVIVYMNQEGRGIGLLNKLKAYKLQEQGLDTVEANLQLGFGTDERDYGVGAQILRDLGVTKMRLLSNNPRKRTGLIGYGLEIVEQIPIEIAANEHNQRYLTTKRDKLGHTIMKK from the coding sequence ATGTTAGATAAAATACAAGATGCCATTGATGACATCAGAGCCGGTAAGGTAGTCATAGTGGTAGATGATGATGACCGCGAAAACGAAGGCGACTTTATCTGTGCCGCCGAGAAGATAACCCCAGAGATTGTCAACTTCATGGCCACCCACGGCCGCGGCCTCATTTGCGCCCCCATCACCGAGGAGCGCTGCGACGAACTTGGCCTGGAACTGATGGTAGGCCGTAACACCGCTTTGCACGCTACCCCGTTCACTGTAAGTGTGGACTTGTTGGGCCATGGCTGTACCACCGGTATCTCTGCTAGTGACCGCGCCAAAACCATTCTGGCCTTAGCAGACCCAAAAACAGATCCCGCTTCTTTAGGCAAGCCTGGTCACATCTTCCCGTTGCGTGCGCGCAAAGAAGGCGTGATTAGAAGAGCCGGCCACACCGAGGCCGCCGTTGACTTAGCCTTGCTGGCCGGTCTGGCACCAGCTGGGGTGTTGGTAGAAATCATGAACGAAGACGGCACCATGGCCCGCATGCCGGACCTGGAGAAAGTAGCCGAGCGCTTCGACCTGAAGCTGATTTCCATCAAGGACCTCATTCAATACAGACTGCAGAAGGAGAGCCTCATTGAGCGCGAAATTGCCGTGGAACTGCCTACGGACTTCGGGAATTTTGATTTGTATGCCTACACCCAGCGTAGCAACAACGCCAAGCACCTGGCACTTGTAAAAGGCACTTGGTCAGAGAACGAGCCCGTGTTGGTGCGCGTGCACTCTTCTTGCGTGACCGGTGACATCTTCGGGTCTTGCCGCTGTGACTGCGGACCGCAGCTGCACCGCGCCATGGAAATCATTGAGCAAGAAGGCAAGGGCGTGATTGTGTACATGAACCAGGAAGGCCGCGGCATTGGCCTTTTGAATAAACTGAAAGCCTACAAACTTCAAGAACAAGGCTTAGATACGGTTGAGGCCAACTTGCAATTGGGCTTTGGCACAGATGAGCGTGACTACGGCGTGGGTGCCCAGATTCTACGCGACTTAGGCGTGACTAAAATGCGTTTGCTATCTAATAACCCTAGAAAGCGCACGGGACTAATTGGCTACGGGCTGGAGATTGTAGAGCAAATTCCTATTGAGATTGCCGCCAATGAACACAACCAGCGCTACCTCACTACCAAGCGCGACAAGCTGGGGCATACCATCATGAAAAAGTAG
- a CDS encoding ABC transporter permease yields the protein MTPSLLRIELRKLLPYKTAWVILAVFAALLFLILHISSNVTINGQTAGPSFYEFPGLWPKVTYVASYFNLLLGILIVIAVTDEFTFRTLRQQIIDGYTRADVVQAKYSVVLLLGFACALYVFLLGLFFGITRATEVPFSKMYVDAEAVLYYLVQAIGYMSLAMLFGFLIKKSGLAILAFLIYAKILEPIIHYQLPDHIDKYFPMKVLSSLTPMPGKEMFEMVTGASEALTPMHALLPAVLYIGLFSFLSYFLLRFRDL from the coding sequence ATGACTCCGTCCCTCCTCCGCATTGAGCTCAGAAAGCTATTACCTTACAAAACCGCTTGGGTGATTCTGGCCGTCTTTGCCGCGCTCCTGTTTTTGATTCTGCACATCAGTAGTAACGTGACCATCAATGGCCAGACCGCCGGGCCATCGTTCTATGAGTTCCCGGGCCTGTGGCCGAAGGTGACCTACGTGGCCAGCTACTTCAATTTGTTGCTAGGCATTCTGATTGTGATTGCTGTCACGGATGAGTTCACGTTCAGGACGTTGCGCCAGCAGATTATTGACGGTTACACCCGCGCCGATGTGGTGCAGGCCAAGTACTCCGTGGTATTGCTACTGGGCTTTGCCTGCGCGCTGTATGTGTTCTTGCTTGGCTTGTTCTTTGGCATTACTAGAGCCACCGAGGTGCCCTTCTCTAAAATGTACGTAGACGCCGAGGCCGTGCTGTATTACCTGGTGCAGGCCATCGGGTACATGTCCCTGGCCATGCTCTTCGGGTTCTTGATTAAGAAAAGCGGATTGGCTATTCTGGCGTTTTTGATTTACGCGAAAATCCTGGAGCCCATCATCCATTACCAACTGCCCGACCACATAGACAAGTACTTCCCGATGAAGGTATTGTCCAGCCTCACGCCCATGCCCGGCAAAGAAATGTTTGAGATGGTGACCGGTGCTTCTGAGGCCTTAACGCCTATGCACGCTTTATTACCAGCGGTCCTATACATTGGCCTATTCAGCTTCCTGAGCTACTTTTTGCTGCGCTTTCGAGATTTATAA
- a CDS encoding Mrp/NBP35 family ATP-binding protein yields MAITKEDVLKALSYVEEPDLGKDLVTLNMIEDVAIDGLNVSFTVILTTPACPLKDLIRNACIRAITTMVDPAAQVTVNMTSRVTTARVDTTVLKGVKNIIAVASGKGGVGKSTVTANLAVALAQSGAKVGLVDADISGPSVPTMFGVEDARPVVYRTPDGKNLIQPIEKFGIKLISIGFLTPAEHAVVWRGPMASSALKQFITEVEWGDLDYLLIDLPPGTSDIHLTLVQTVPVTGAIIVTTPQKVAIADAVKGLQMFRQPQINVPVLGLVENMAYFTPAELPDNRYYIFGQGGGRDLAERYGVPFIGEIPLVQSIRENGDAGTPQILEEGSPATAVFKQVAEEVARQISVRNASLARTQVVEIKA; encoded by the coding sequence ATGGCCATTACCAAAGAAGACGTATTAAAAGCCCTCAGTTATGTAGAGGAGCCAGACCTGGGAAAGGATTTGGTGACCCTGAACATGATTGAGGATGTAGCAATAGACGGCCTCAACGTGAGTTTCACCGTGATTCTCACCACGCCGGCCTGCCCCCTAAAAGACCTCATCCGGAACGCCTGCATCAGAGCCATCACCACCATGGTGGACCCAGCCGCCCAGGTGACCGTGAACATGACCTCCCGCGTGACCACAGCCCGCGTAGATACCACGGTATTGAAAGGCGTGAAGAACATTATTGCCGTGGCCTCGGGCAAAGGAGGCGTGGGCAAGTCTACCGTGACCGCCAACTTAGCTGTGGCCTTGGCCCAGTCGGGTGCGAAGGTAGGTTTGGTAGATGCTGATATCTCGGGTCCTTCTGTGCCGACCATGTTTGGCGTAGAAGATGCTCGCCCGGTAGTGTACCGCACGCCAGACGGCAAAAACTTGATTCAGCCTATTGAAAAATTTGGCATCAAGTTAATCTCTATTGGGTTCCTGACGCCGGCAGAACACGCGGTGGTTTGGCGCGGTCCTATGGCCAGCTCAGCCCTCAAGCAGTTCATCACTGAAGTGGAGTGGGGCGATTTGGATTATCTCTTGATTGACTTACCTCCGGGAACCAGTGACATTCACCTGACGTTGGTACAGACAGTACCGGTGACGGGCGCCATCATTGTGACCACGCCGCAGAAAGTAGCCATAGCCGATGCCGTGAAAGGTTTGCAGATGTTCAGACAGCCGCAGATCAACGTGCCGGTCTTGGGCTTGGTAGAGAACATGGCCTACTTCACCCCAGCTGAATTGCCAGACAACAGATACTATATCTTCGGGCAGGGCGGCGGACGTGATTTGGCAGAGCGCTACGGGGTTCCGTTTATTGGCGAGATTCCGTTGGTACAAAGCATTAGAGAGAACGGTGACGCGGGCACCCCGCAGATTCTGGAAGAAGGCTCACCGGCCACTGCGGTATTCAAGCAGGTAGCCGAGGAAGTAGCCCGCCAGATTTCTGTTAGAAACGCCAGCTTGGCCAGAACTCAGGTAGTAGAAATTAAAGCGTAA
- the fahA gene encoding fumarylacetoacetase produces MIRANDPSLHSWIQIAPESDFQIQNLPFGIFQTEDRDPRVGVAIGDYVLDVYVLTQHGLFDMLDVEDPTVFHRLYLNEFIALGRPIWRQVRDRISELLRNDNPEIRDNRELMAECLVKQKDTQMLMPVKVPNYTDFYSSMEHATNVGTMFRDPANALLPNWKHLPVGYHGRASSIIPSGVPVRRPKGQTKPADAPAPIFGPTKQLDFELEVAFITGKATELGSSITTLEAEEHIFGMVLFNDWSARDIQSWEYVPLGPFLAKNFASSISPWVVTLDALEPFRVPGPVQDPPVLPYLEYSGEKNLDIQLEVTLKSATMAQEAVICRSNYKYMYWNMNQQLAHHTINGCNLEVGDMYASGTISGPTPDSYGSMLELTWRGTKPLTLPDGSERKFIHDGDTITMRGHAEKNGVRVGFGEVKAKILPAI; encoded by the coding sequence ATGATTAGAGCCAACGACCCATCCCTACATTCCTGGATTCAGATTGCGCCAGAGAGTGACTTTCAGATACAGAACCTCCCTTTCGGCATTTTCCAGACCGAGGACCGTGACCCGCGCGTTGGCGTGGCCATTGGCGACTACGTGCTGGACGTGTATGTATTGACCCAGCACGGCCTGTTTGACATGCTGGATGTGGAGGACCCCACCGTTTTCCATAGGCTGTACCTCAATGAGTTCATTGCCTTGGGCCGTCCCATCTGGCGCCAGGTACGGGACCGCATCTCTGAGCTGTTGCGAAATGACAACCCAGAAATTAGAGACAACCGCGAATTAATGGCCGAGTGCCTGGTAAAGCAGAAGGATACCCAGATGCTGATGCCGGTGAAGGTACCCAACTACACAGATTTTTATTCCAGCATGGAACATGCCACTAACGTGGGCACCATGTTTAGAGACCCGGCCAACGCCTTGTTGCCCAACTGGAAACACCTGCCCGTGGGCTACCATGGCCGGGCCTCGTCCATCATCCCGTCTGGGGTGCCGGTGCGCCGCCCCAAAGGACAGACCAAACCCGCCGATGCGCCCGCTCCTATCTTCGGGCCCACCAAACAGCTTGATTTTGAGTTGGAGGTAGCCTTCATCACAGGCAAAGCCACTGAACTGGGCTCCAGCATTACCACGCTAGAGGCCGAGGAGCATATCTTTGGCATGGTGTTGTTCAATGACTGGTCTGCCCGGGATATTCAAAGCTGGGAATATGTACCCTTGGGACCGTTTCTGGCCAAGAACTTCGCGTCTTCTATCTCCCCGTGGGTAGTGACGCTAGATGCCTTGGAGCCCTTCAGGGTACCGGGGCCGGTGCAGGACCCGCCGGTATTGCCTTACCTGGAGTACAGCGGTGAAAAGAACCTGGACATCCAGCTGGAAGTGACCCTCAAGTCGGCTACGATGGCGCAGGAGGCCGTGATTTGCCGTTCTAACTACAAGTACATGTACTGGAACATGAACCAGCAGCTGGCGCACCACACCATCAATGGCTGTAACCTGGAGGTGGGCGACATGTACGCCTCGGGCACCATCTCAGGCCCTACGCCAGACTCCTACGGCTCCATGCTGGAACTGACCTGGCGCGGCACCAAACCCCTAACACTGCCGGACGGCTCTGAGCGCAAGTTCATCCATGACGGTGACACCATCACCATGCGGGGCCACGCCGAGAAAAATGGCGTGCGCGTGGGCTTCGGGGAAGTAAAAGCTAAGATTCTTCCTGCTATTTAA
- a CDS encoding flavin reductase family protein has product MKVFYPKEISTGEFHALMLGAIAPRPIAFASTVDKEGNVNLSPFSFFNCFGSNPPVLIFSPARRVRDNSGKHTLDNVLETGEVVINICNYSIVEQMSLASTEYDRGVNEFTKSGLTPVASTLIAPPRVAEAPAAFECKVLEVKPIGDKGGAANLVICEAVLLHVNENILGPDGKKIDPFKLDAVARLGGDWYLRANGDCLFELPKPLQSKGMGIDQLPAHIRTSTVLTGNNLARLGNTEAMPTPEELQAYEHEPMLRYMLQTHAQDPQEQERQLHLFAQKLLEEGRVQDAWKVLLLAQPKG; this is encoded by the coding sequence GTGAAAGTTTTTTACCCGAAAGAGATTTCTACTGGTGAGTTTCATGCCTTGATGTTGGGTGCCATTGCACCCCGGCCCATCGCGTTTGCCAGCACCGTAGACAAAGAAGGAAACGTGAACCTGAGCCCGTTCAGCTTCTTCAACTGCTTCGGGTCCAATCCGCCGGTGCTCATCTTCTCCCCTGCCCGCCGCGTGCGCGACAACTCTGGCAAGCACACGCTGGACAACGTGCTGGAAACCGGCGAGGTGGTCATCAACATCTGCAACTACTCCATTGTGGAGCAGATGTCCCTGGCCTCTACTGAGTATGACCGCGGGGTCAACGAATTCACTAAGTCGGGCCTGACGCCGGTGGCTTCTACCTTAATTGCCCCTCCCCGCGTGGCCGAGGCGCCTGCGGCCTTTGAGTGCAAAGTGCTGGAGGTGAAACCCATTGGCGACAAGGGCGGCGCGGCCAATTTGGTCATTTGCGAGGCGGTGTTGCTGCACGTGAATGAGAACATCCTGGGCCCAGACGGTAAGAAAATTGACCCATTCAAGCTGGACGCCGTGGCTAGACTAGGCGGTGACTGGTACCTGCGCGCCAACGGGGACTGCCTTTTTGAACTGCCTAAGCCCTTGCAGTCCAAAGGCATGGGCATTGACCAACTGCCCGCCCACATCCGGACCAGCACAGTCCTAACTGGCAACAACCTGGCCCGCCTTGGCAACACCGAAGCCATGCCCACGCCAGAAGAACTGCAGGCCTACGAACATGAGCCCATGCTCCGCTACATGCTGCAAACCCACGCCCAGGACCCGCAGGAACAGGAGCGCCAACTGCACCTCTTCGCACAGAAACTATTGGAGGAAGGACGCGTGCAAGATGCCTGGAAGGTGTTGCTTTTGGCCCAGCCGAAAGGGTAA
- a CDS encoding sigma-70 family RNA polymerase sigma factor — MFFRKNSKTFNLSDTLAGCLKGRQSDQRKLYEQYYSLGKSICLRYAANQEQAEEMVNDGFLRILENLHQYDFTRPFEAWFRTVVVRTSIDYYRKHQSKGTHLELEETLELEWDDDLLENISANEILSLVQQLPPAYRAVFSLFVVDGFNHAEIAEMLGINEGTSRSNLAKARAKMNNGLKCITLNTEKAMSSKRFDHQIKNKLESVQPPYIPAAWQNFQQLLPVPWHMVIFQKYAGRIYSGAATIALITLFFFYGQEREHNLHLQKEIARMRQDSFRRDSLQTNLDIAQLPLPVTNGSAQDTLYIIKKVFLQKENAPNLTHGNLFGVSNLRRDDKESAHSAQNQIGRYTISTTFAREHERLNTERIASTANNELLIDTSLVLASALPLQDSNQSQRGDSLSNNNQRDTTQIKKVTFPATRLGVSGGVNSNNEVTYGPSLEYFVGKKISIETGIQFSRGLTGNFDSLYRFTRVKPGTDSTSLIRYDSLVSFKQSTKIFRLPIQFNYYHTFNNNLSMFITAGTHLHLAVAQKMSLHQRSTEAVLDQFERTVSPIIFNNVFIGAGVEYKFRSLSLQITPYYRYTFKTPSYEPRPARTGVNVNMKINLTH, encoded by the coding sequence GTGTTTTTCAGGAAAAACAGCAAGACATTTAATTTATCTGACACGCTGGCCGGTTGCCTTAAAGGCAGGCAAAGCGATCAGAGAAAACTCTATGAACAATACTATAGCCTGGGCAAGAGTATATGCCTACGCTATGCGGCCAATCAAGAACAAGCCGAAGAAATGGTGAATGACGGGTTTCTGAGAATTTTGGAAAATCTGCACCAGTATGACTTTACCAGACCTTTTGAAGCCTGGTTTAGGACCGTGGTGGTGCGCACTAGTATTGACTATTATCGCAAGCACCAAAGCAAAGGCACGCATCTAGAATTAGAAGAAACCTTGGAGTTGGAATGGGACGATGACCTGTTAGAAAATATTTCGGCGAATGAGATCCTGAGTCTGGTACAACAGCTCCCCCCTGCTTACCGGGCAGTGTTCTCCCTCTTTGTGGTGGATGGCTTTAACCACGCCGAAATTGCCGAGATGCTGGGCATCAACGAAGGAACCTCCAGATCCAATTTGGCAAAAGCCCGCGCCAAAATGAACAATGGATTAAAATGTATTACCCTGAATACCGAAAAAGCCATGTCTAGCAAGCGCTTTGACCATCAGATAAAAAACAAGTTGGAGTCTGTGCAGCCGCCCTATATACCGGCGGCCTGGCAGAACTTTCAACAGTTACTACCTGTGCCTTGGCACATGGTGATCTTTCAAAAATACGCCGGTAGAATTTACAGCGGGGCGGCTACTATTGCCTTGATTACGCTGTTTTTCTTCTATGGACAGGAGCGTGAGCACAATCTGCACCTGCAGAAAGAAATTGCCAGGATGCGCCAGGATTCTTTCCGCCGTGATTCTTTACAAACTAATCTGGACATTGCTCAATTACCGCTTCCTGTAACCAATGGATCGGCACAAGACACATTGTATATCATCAAAAAAGTATTCCTGCAAAAGGAGAATGCACCTAATTTAACACATGGCAATTTGTTTGGTGTTTCTAACCTTAGAAGGGATGATAAAGAAAGTGCACATTCAGCTCAAAATCAAATAGGTAGATATACTATTTCTACCACTTTTGCACGAGAGCATGAGCGTTTGAACACTGAAAGAATTGCATCCACAGCAAACAATGAATTGCTAATAGACACCTCTTTGGTCCTAGCCTCTGCTTTACCCTTACAGGATTCTAATCAATCTCAAAGGGGCGACTCACTGTCTAATAACAACCAAAGGGATACTACTCAAATTAAGAAGGTGACATTTCCGGCCACTAGGTTGGGGGTGTCTGGGGGTGTAAATTCTAATAATGAAGTTACCTACGGCCCAAGCCTTGAATACTTTGTGGGTAAAAAAATAAGTATAGAAACAGGCATCCAATTTTCAAGAGGACTTACGGGCAACTTTGATAGTCTCTACAGATTTACTAGAGTCAAACCTGGAACGGACAGCACGTCCCTTATTAGATATGACAGCTTGGTTTCATTTAAGCAGTCTACTAAGATTTTCCGCCTGCCAATCCAGTTTAACTATTACCATACTTTCAACAACAACTTATCTATGTTTATAACGGCCGGCACGCATCTCCACTTGGCTGTGGCTCAGAAAATGAGTTTACATCAACGGTCTACAGAAGCAGTATTGGATCAGTTTGAAAGAACGGTCTCCCCAATAATCTTCAATAATGTGTTTATAGGTGCAGGGGTAGAATACAAATTCAGGAGCTTATCGCTACAGATTACTCCCTATTACCGGTACACATTCAAAACACCCTCTTATGAGCCAAGGCCTGCCAGAACCGGGGTGAACGTCAATATGAAGATTAACTTGACCCATTGA
- a CDS encoding DUF6252 family protein: protein MKKLFFLLPLLGAVVLSSCGKEDDPAPDKSVLKNAIVWTQEKPSRLRLIDETWADSLFIGAYTKNGMMSLQIDFKGTGTYKLPSTGDAIYYILNEDGSIRSNYDLDRQSTFSEVVVTAFNPETKFVKGTFKCALKKSYMNSDTPDQEEIQITEGIFEGVINKI from the coding sequence ATGAAAAAGCTCTTCTTTTTATTGCCTCTGTTAGGTGCCGTTGTTCTATCCTCCTGCGGAAAAGAGGATGACCCTGCCCCAGACAAGAGTGTTTTGAAAAACGCAATCGTCTGGACCCAGGAAAAACCCTCTAGACTGCGTTTAATTGATGAAACATGGGCAGATTCCTTATTTATTGGCGCTTATACCAAGAACGGGATGATGAGCCTACAAATTGACTTTAAGGGAACAGGGACCTATAAATTGCCGTCCACTGGTGATGCCATCTATTATATATTGAATGAAGATGGGTCTATTAGAAGCAACTATGACTTAGACAGGCAAAGTACCTTTTCTGAGGTAGTGGTGACAGCATTTAACCCAGAAACCAAATTTGTAAAAGGTACTTTTAAATGTGCTTTGAAAAAGTCTTATATGAACAGTGACACACCAGACCAAGAAGAAATTCAAATCACAGAAGGCATATTTGAAGGGGTGATCAATAAAATTTGA
- the dnaG gene encoding DNA primase, with translation MALIKKEVVDQIILQADIVEVVGDFVSLKKKGQNLWAPCPFHFEKSPSFSVAPNKGIYKCFGCGKAGNAVQFIMDIEGTSYVEALKYLAKKYSIDIEEDTSPAAVQAQNEKDSLYIISDFAKEYYVKALHKNDEGQSIGAPYFKQRGLSAATIQKFELGYSLDSWDDFTKAALEKGFQLKYLEETGLTIVKQEEGKQYDRFRGRVMFPIQNVSGRTIGFGARTLKPNDKKSPKYVNSPESPIYHKSDVLYGMFQAKQAIRQEDVCYLVEGYLDVLSLHQGGIENVVASSGTSLTENQIKLIGRYTKNITVLYDGDPAGIKASLRGIDLILEGGLNVDVVLFPDGDDPDSYIRKVGDTKFKEYLKAHSQDFISFKAELYAQEAKNNPVKKADAIREMVVSIAKIPDAIKRSVFLKQCSIQFGIDEQVLISEYNKIHLAEQKASKPAPGSAPSAFSPGSYAPGSFEEMAAEAEAAAAAEAEAYEQENQTEDTTSLIRTREREVIRLILNYADKEVEAGVTTSQFMLGELEDIEFQTPIYKRLFDMCRIKLEQGFHPTSAEMMQSEDKEVVKEIIDLISEKYELSDGWAKHEVFVPREIDLIQYGSEREVLRLKWRNVQAMIRVHMESLQTMQDPQELDKVLRTIKALKDFEKQIGDMLGIVVNR, from the coding sequence ATGGCCCTGATAAAGAAAGAAGTTGTTGACCAGATCATCTTGCAAGCCGACATAGTGGAGGTGGTGGGTGATTTTGTGAGTTTGAAGAAGAAGGGCCAGAACCTGTGGGCGCCTTGTCCTTTTCATTTTGAAAAATCACCGTCTTTTTCGGTAGCGCCCAATAAGGGGATTTACAAGTGCTTCGGGTGCGGAAAGGCGGGCAACGCGGTGCAGTTCATCATGGACATTGAGGGCACCAGCTATGTGGAGGCGCTTAAGTACCTAGCCAAGAAGTACAGCATTGACATTGAGGAAGACACTAGCCCAGCCGCCGTACAAGCCCAAAATGAGAAGGACAGCCTGTACATCATCTCTGATTTTGCCAAAGAATACTACGTCAAGGCGCTTCATAAGAACGACGAAGGCCAGAGCATAGGCGCGCCCTATTTTAAGCAACGTGGCTTGTCTGCGGCAACCATCCAGAAGTTTGAGCTAGGCTACAGCCTGGATTCCTGGGATGATTTCACCAAAGCGGCGTTGGAGAAAGGCTTCCAACTCAAGTACCTGGAGGAGACTGGCCTCACCATTGTCAAGCAGGAAGAAGGCAAGCAGTATGACCGCTTCAGGGGGCGGGTCATGTTCCCGATTCAGAATGTAAGCGGCCGTACCATTGGCTTTGGCGCGCGTACGCTCAAGCCCAATGACAAGAAATCGCCTAAGTATGTAAACTCGCCAGAGTCGCCTATTTACCATAAGTCTGATGTGCTGTACGGCATGTTTCAGGCCAAGCAGGCTATTCGGCAGGAGGACGTTTGTTACCTAGTAGAAGGGTATCTGGATGTGCTGTCTCTTCACCAGGGCGGTATTGAGAATGTGGTGGCCTCTTCGGGGACGTCTCTGACTGAGAACCAAATCAAACTCATTGGCCGCTATACCAAGAACATCACGGTGTTGTATGACGGTGACCCGGCGGGCATCAAGGCTTCTCTGCGCGGCATCGACCTGATTCTGGAAGGCGGCCTGAACGTGGACGTGGTCTTGTTCCCCGACGGCGATGACCCGGACAGCTACATTAGAAAGGTAGGCGATACCAAATTCAAAGAGTACCTCAAAGCGCACAGCCAGGATTTTATCTCGTTCAAGGCTGAGCTCTACGCCCAGGAAGCCAAGAACAACCCCGTCAAGAAGGCAGATGCCATTAGAGAGATGGTGGTCTCCATTGCCAAGATACCAGACGCCATCAAGCGGTCGGTGTTTTTGAAGCAGTGTAGTATCCAGTTCGGGATTGACGAGCAGGTGCTCATCTCTGAGTACAACAAGATTCACCTAGCAGAGCAAAAGGCTTCAAAGCCAGCGCCCGGTTCTGCGCCATCCGCCTTCTCGCCGGGTTCTTACGCGCCGGGCTCTTTTGAGGAGATGGCCGCCGAGGCAGAAGCCGCCGCAGCGGCAGAGGCTGAAGCTTACGAACAGGAAAACCAAACCGAAGACACCACCAGCCTCATCAGGACCCGGGAGCGCGAAGTCATCCGCCTCATCCTAAACTACGCCGACAAAGAAGTGGAGGCCGGAGTCACGACCAGCCAATTTATGCTCGGCGAGTTGGAGGATATTGAATTCCAGACGCCCATCTACAAGCGCCTCTTTGACATGTGCCGCATTAAACTGGAGCAGGGATTTCATCCTACATCGGCTGAAATGATGCAAAGCGAAGACAAGGAAGTTGTCAAGGAGATTATTGATTTAATCAGCGAGAAGTACGAGCTCAGCGATGGGTGGGCCAAGCACGAAGTTTTCGTGCCCCGCGAGATTGACCTCATCCAGTACGGCTCTGAGCGCGAGGTCCTTCGTCTGAAGTGGCGCAACGTGCAGGCCATGATCCGCGTCCACATGGAAAGCCTGCAAACCATGCAAGACCCTCAGGAACTGGACAAGGTCCTCCGCACCATCAAAGCCCTCAAAGACTTTGAAAAGCAGATTGGTGATATGCTGGGCATAGTGGTGAACCGGTAA